In Prunus dulcis chromosome 1, ALMONDv2, whole genome shotgun sequence, the following are encoded in one genomic region:
- the LOC117615907 gene encoding mitogen-activated protein kinase 16 isoform X1, which yields MQPDPRKKSSADVDFFTEYGEGSRYKIEEVIGKGSYGVVCSAFDTHTGEKVAIKKINDIFEHVSDATRILREIKLLRLLRHPDIVEIKHILLPPSRREFKDIYVVFELMESDLHQVIKANDDLTPEHYQFFLYQLLRGMKYIHTANVFHRDLKPKNILANADCKLKICDFGLARVAFNDTPTAIFWTDYVATRWYRAPELCGSFFSKYTPAIDVWSIGCIFAELLTGKPLFPGKNVVHQLDLMTDLLGTPSAEAIARVRNEKARRYLSSMRKKKQIPFSHKFPNADPLALRLLEKMLAFEPKDRPTAEEALADPYFKGLAKVEREPSAQPVTKMEFEFERRRITKEDVRELIYRETLEYHPKMLKEYLEGSEPTGFMYPSAVDHFKKQFAYLEEHYGNGATVVPPERTHASLPRACVLYSDNTVQHSTEVADDLSKCCIKEIEKPQIDRSSGIPTTRLPVPQTIQGAARPGKVVGSVLRFNNCGAAAAAEALEQRRMVRNPTAQPQYTATSTGSYPRRNPPCKNERGDCEGVEGSNGLQPKPQYMPRKVAAAQGGSGQWY from the exons ATGCAGCCTGATccaagaaaaaag TCATCTGCGGATGTGGACTTCTTCACAGAATATGGTGAGGGTAGTAGGTATAAAATAGAGGAAGTAATTGGTAAAGGAAGCTATGGTGTTGTTTGCTCTGCATTTGATACGCATACTGGAGAAAAGGTTGcgataaagaaaataaatgataTCTTTGAACATGTCTCGGATGCCACACGCATTCTTCGTGAGATTAAACTTCTTAGGCTCCTGCGTCATCCAGACATTGTGGAGATCAAGCACATCTTGTTACCTCCATCCAGAAGGGAATTCAAAGACATATATGTTGTCTTTGAACTCATGGAATCTGATTTACACCAGGTTATCAAAGCAAATGACGATTTGACACCAGAACATTATCAGTTCTTTCTTTATCAGCTTCTTCGAGGCATGAAGTACATACACACAG CAAATGTCTTTCACCGGGatctaaaacccaaaaatatctTAGCAAATGCTGACTGCAAACTCAAGATATGCGACTTTGGTCTTGCAAGAGTAGCTTTCAATGATACCCCTACTGCTATATTTTGGACG GACTATGTTGCCACAAGATGGTATAGGGCTCCTGAATTGTGTGGTTCATTTTTCTCAAAG tATACACCCGCAATAGATGTATGGAGCATAGGGTGCATTTTTGCAGAGCTTTTAACTGGAAAGCCTCTTTTTCCTGGCAAAAATGTTGTCCATCAATTGGATCTGATGACTGATTTATTGGGGACACCATCTGCTGAAGCAATTGCTAGG gTACGCAATGAGAAAGCTCGCAGATACTTAAGCAGTATgcggaagaagaagcaaattcCTTTCTCCCATAAATTCCCGAATGCAGACCCACTTGCTCTTCGTTTATTAGAAAAAATGTTGGCATTTGAACCAAAGGATAGACCTACTGCTGAAGAG GCCCTTGCTGATCCCTATTTTAAGGGTTTGGCAAAGGTGGAGAGAGAACCTTCTGCTCAACCAGTTACCAAGatggaatttgaatttgagagGCGAAGGATAACCAAAGAAGATGTAAGAGAGCTCATTTACCGTGAGACTCTTGAGTACCATCCGAAGATGTTGAAGGAGTACTTAGAAGGATCAGAACCAACGGGCTTCATGTATCCAag TGCTGTCGACCATTTCAAGAAGCAATTTGCCTATCTTGAGGAGCACTATGGAAATGGCGCAACTGTTGTTCCGCCTGAAAGAACACATGCATCACTACCCAG GGCATGTGTTTTATATTCCGATAATACGGTACAGCATTCAACAGAAGTCGCAGATGACCTCTCGAAATGCTGCatcaaagaaattgagaagCCACAGATCGACAGAAGCTCTGGGATCCCTACAACAAGGCTTCCAGTTCCTCAAACCATCCAAG GAGCCGCAAGGCCTGGGAAAGTTGTGGGTTCAGTATTACGTTTTAATAATTGTGGGGCAGCAGCTGCAGCAGAGGCTCTTGAGCAGCGAAGGATGGTTAGGAATCCAACTGCTCAACCCCAGTATACTGCTACAAGTACGGGTTCATATCCTCGAAGAAATCCACCCTGTAAAAATGAGAGGGGAGATTGTGAAGGCGTTGAAGGTTCCAATGGTCTGCAGCCAAAGCCTCAGTACATGCCAAGGAAAGTAGCTGCTGCTCAAGGTGGATCTGGTCAATGGTACTGA
- the LOC117615907 gene encoding mitogen-activated protein kinase 16 isoform X2, with protein MQPDPRKKSSADVDFFTEYGEGSRYKIEEVIGKGSYGVVCSAFDTHTGEKVAIKKINDIFEHVSDATRILREIKLLRLLRHPDIVEIKHILLPPSRREFKDIYVVFELMESDLHQVIKANDDLTPEHYQFFLYQLLRGMKYIHTANVFHRDLKPKNILANADCKLKICDFGLARVAFNDTPTAIFWTDYVATRWYRAPELCGSFFSKVRNEKARRYLSSMRKKKQIPFSHKFPNADPLALRLLEKMLAFEPKDRPTAEEALADPYFKGLAKVEREPSAQPVTKMEFEFERRRITKEDVRELIYRETLEYHPKMLKEYLEGSEPTGFMYPSAVDHFKKQFAYLEEHYGNGATVVPPERTHASLPRACVLYSDNTVQHSTEVADDLSKCCIKEIEKPQIDRSSGIPTTRLPVPQTIQGAARPGKVVGSVLRFNNCGAAAAAEALEQRRMVRNPTAQPQYTATSTGSYPRRNPPCKNERGDCEGVEGSNGLQPKPQYMPRKVAAAQGGSGQWY; from the exons ATGCAGCCTGATccaagaaaaaag TCATCTGCGGATGTGGACTTCTTCACAGAATATGGTGAGGGTAGTAGGTATAAAATAGAGGAAGTAATTGGTAAAGGAAGCTATGGTGTTGTTTGCTCTGCATTTGATACGCATACTGGAGAAAAGGTTGcgataaagaaaataaatgataTCTTTGAACATGTCTCGGATGCCACACGCATTCTTCGTGAGATTAAACTTCTTAGGCTCCTGCGTCATCCAGACATTGTGGAGATCAAGCACATCTTGTTACCTCCATCCAGAAGGGAATTCAAAGACATATATGTTGTCTTTGAACTCATGGAATCTGATTTACACCAGGTTATCAAAGCAAATGACGATTTGACACCAGAACATTATCAGTTCTTTCTTTATCAGCTTCTTCGAGGCATGAAGTACATACACACAG CAAATGTCTTTCACCGGGatctaaaacccaaaaatatctTAGCAAATGCTGACTGCAAACTCAAGATATGCGACTTTGGTCTTGCAAGAGTAGCTTTCAATGATACCCCTACTGCTATATTTTGGACG GACTATGTTGCCACAAGATGGTATAGGGCTCCTGAATTGTGTGGTTCATTTTTCTCAAAG gTACGCAATGAGAAAGCTCGCAGATACTTAAGCAGTATgcggaagaagaagcaaattcCTTTCTCCCATAAATTCCCGAATGCAGACCCACTTGCTCTTCGTTTATTAGAAAAAATGTTGGCATTTGAACCAAAGGATAGACCTACTGCTGAAGAG GCCCTTGCTGATCCCTATTTTAAGGGTTTGGCAAAGGTGGAGAGAGAACCTTCTGCTCAACCAGTTACCAAGatggaatttgaatttgagagGCGAAGGATAACCAAAGAAGATGTAAGAGAGCTCATTTACCGTGAGACTCTTGAGTACCATCCGAAGATGTTGAAGGAGTACTTAGAAGGATCAGAACCAACGGGCTTCATGTATCCAag TGCTGTCGACCATTTCAAGAAGCAATTTGCCTATCTTGAGGAGCACTATGGAAATGGCGCAACTGTTGTTCCGCCTGAAAGAACACATGCATCACTACCCAG GGCATGTGTTTTATATTCCGATAATACGGTACAGCATTCAACAGAAGTCGCAGATGACCTCTCGAAATGCTGCatcaaagaaattgagaagCCACAGATCGACAGAAGCTCTGGGATCCCTACAACAAGGCTTCCAGTTCCTCAAACCATCCAAG GAGCCGCAAGGCCTGGGAAAGTTGTGGGTTCAGTATTACGTTTTAATAATTGTGGGGCAGCAGCTGCAGCAGAGGCTCTTGAGCAGCGAAGGATGGTTAGGAATCCAACTGCTCAACCCCAGTATACTGCTACAAGTACGGGTTCATATCCTCGAAGAAATCCACCCTGTAAAAATGAGAGGGGAGATTGTGAAGGCGTTGAAGGTTCCAATGGTCTGCAGCCAAAGCCTCAGTACATGCCAAGGAAAGTAGCTGCTGCTCAAGGTGGATCTGGTCAATGGTACTGA